A genome region from Marasmius oreades isolate 03SP1 chromosome 5, whole genome shotgun sequence includes the following:
- a CDS encoding uncharacterized protein (antiSMASH:Cluster_5.3), with the protein MHKWYLEFSQDPLMVRMANGKGANELIWFRLFLWMELPNVRARHPWSLEEIAQNLPSAPSVRCLYSE; encoded by the exons ATGCACAAGTGGTACCTAGAGTTCAGCCAGGATCCTCTCATGGTTAGAATGGCAAACGGGAAGGGAGCGAACGAGTTGATTTGGTTCAGGTTGTTCTTGTGGATGGAACT TCCCAACGTTCGTGCTCGGCATCCATGGTCTCTTGAAGAAATTGCCCAAAATCTACCCTCTGCTCCGTCTGTACGGTGCCTCTACAGCGAATAG
- a CDS encoding putative NRPS-like protein biosynthetic cluster (antiSMASH:Cluster_5.3) encodes MENLDLIPSPPKTPRLAEGTDFQIPPLDGSLTLPQIYDWQLHNSPNHRLFVFSDSNGAVRNITWKEAIAAIYTGARSLRSRIQNVVATKHRVPVVAILSSADAITYFTTLMCVLRADCIVFPISPRNSAAAVAHLLGKVGVDHVLVGREAAMQDLIVESLAKLKETSPSQPSPTYSPTFIFDEIFLPSFEEALVLKPDELPLTTQSNDPVLYLHSSGSTALPKPIPFTNKKMIQIGQIPWFGEQDWTGKVLSVHVMPMYHGMGVSQLAWAATAGLVVAGFEPKVPSILPTPDNLFEGARSTSSDIILCVPSFLEAWARRPDYVSWLASRSGVIYGGGPLNREAGDYMTRQGVSIFILYGMSEVGILSPMLPARTEGNYDWSYFRFTDWTKNHWKPHGDDLYELIIVDHPYCTPSIINTQVDGIPAYATSDLFIPHPTKSGYWRIHGRVDDQIVHTTGEKTNPGPLENLLNQDPHVATAVMFGHGRFNAGVLIEPKPAFRFDPADEKKLEEFRNAVWPSIERMNEFAPQHSRLFKEMILVGSPSKPFTYTAKNTARRQAIIRDYDEEISKIYEIVSETTQSEISPPTSWNLGSTTSFVRAVVASVLTHAVKDEDDLFQHGCDSLQATWIRNSVLRALKDAAGLDSRLITNNFVYEHPTINRLSMFVFSLAVGGMAPAPLDDEAKKLVMHELLERYSRDFPASRPGNAARVHGSEKVVLLTGSTGSLGSYVLHSLIKDPAVKHVYVLNRSHKEQDTVARLRKSFEQRGLDASELVDDKVTVLEADLSDEKALGLEDTEFRTIQDTVTHIVDVAWRVDFNLNVISFRTNLKSMRNLVDIAIRQGAHYTFASTLSVCRNSSEPSAREELMPPEASLGNGYSESKWVAEHIIARATSSTGLRASIIRVGQLSGGLNGSWMTKEWLPSLIHASALMKCIPDDDRVVSWIPLHVAGKAVVDLLGSSAPPPGDSDNLAIFHLIHPKPVPWTTLARSFSQKLGASLVPYPEWLRSLEESSTRPGSESLNAVTILDFYKSVSKKTDLKEGCEAFGMPILDVERTVKASGVLGDERLAQLGEKDASQWLGYWRSVGLVL; translated from the exons ATGGAAAACCTCGATCTCATTCCCTCGCCCCCGAAAACCCCACGGTTGGCTGAGGGGACAGACTTTCAAATCCCACCTCTCGATGGATCGTTGACTCTGCCTCAGATATACGATTGGCAACTTCACAACTCACCAAACCATCGTTTATTTGTGTTCAGTGATAGTAACGGGGCAGTGAGGAACATCACCTGGAAGGAGGCCATTGCTGCCATCTACACTGGTGCTCGCTCCCTTCGTTCTCGAATTCAAAACGTCGTAGCGACAAAACACCGTGTTCCTGTTGTTGCGATTCTCTCCAGCGCAG ATGCTATCACTTATTTTACGACGCTCATGTGCGTTTTGAGGGCCGACTGCATTGTCTTCCCAATCTCTCCAAGAAATTCGGCTGCTGCCGTTGCCCATTTGCTCGGGAAAGTGGGGGTCGATCATGTTCTGGTTGGGCGCGAGGCCGCCATGCAGGACCTGATCGTGGAGTCACTGGCGAAATTGAAGGAAACATCCCCCTCTCAACCCTCCCCAACTTATTCTCCGACGTTCATCTTTGACGAAATCTTCCTTCCGTCTTTTGAGGAGGCACTCGTTCTCAAACCTGATGAGCTTCCACTCACCACACAATCTAACGATCCTGTGTTATATCTTCACTCGTCTG GATCGACCGCACTTCCAAAGCCAATTCCGTTTACCAACAAAAAGATGATCCAAATCGGGCAAATCCCATGGTTCGGCGAACAAGATTGGACAGGCAAAGTCTTATCCGTTCATGTTATGCCAATGTACCACGGAATGGGTGTTTCACAACTGGCTTGGGCC GCGACTGCGGGGCTTGTTGTCGCTGGATTCGAGCCCAAGGTGCCCTCCATCCTACCGACTCCGGACAATTTGTTCGAGGGAGCCCGATCGACATCTTCCGATATTATACTTTGCGTACCTTCTTTCTTAGAG GCATGGGCGCGCCGTCCTGATTATGTCTCGTGGCTGGCAAGCCGTTCTGGAGTG ATCTATGGTGGAGGTCCTCTCAACCGTGAGGCCGGGGACTATATGACGCGTCAAGGCgtatccattttcattctcTACGGAAT GTCCGAAGTTGGTATACTCAGCCCAATGCTTCCAG CAAGAACGGAGGGAAATTACGACTGGAGCTATTTCCGTTTCACGGACTGGACGAAAAATCATTGGAAACCTCATGGGGATGACCTTTACGAGTTGATAATTGTG GATCATCCGTATTGCACTCCTAGTATCATCAATACACAGGTCGATGGGATCCCAGCGTACGCAACGTCCGACCTTTTCATACCCCACCCCACCAAGTCCGGATACTGGCGAATTCATGGTCGTGTAGATGACCAAATTGTCCATACTACTGGAGAAAAG ACGAATCCCGGTCCTCTTG AGAACCTCCTGAATCAGGACCCCCATGTTGCAACTGCAGTCATGTTCGGACACGGACGGTTCAACGCTGGGGTCTTGATTGAGCCCAAACCAGCCTTCCGTTTCGACCCTGCTGACGAAAAGAAGCTGGAAGAATTCCGGAATGCTGTTTG GCCCAGTATCGAGCGAATGAACGAATTTGCCCCTCAACATTCGCGACTTTTCAAAGAA ATGATCCTAGTCGGGTCACCTTCGAAGCCTTTTACATACACAGCGAAGAACACAGCGAG GCGTCAAGCTATCATTCGCGATTACGATGAAGAGATCTCGAAGATATACGAAATCGTCAGCGAGACGACACAGTCCGAAATCTCACCTCCGACATCGTGGAACCTGGGATCTACGACGTCTTTCGTCCGTGCAGTCGTCGCCAGTGTTTTGACTCACGCGGTGAAGGACGAAGATGATCTATTCCAGCACGGGTGTGATAG TCTTCAAGCAACATGGATCCGTAACTCTGTCCTACGCGCTCTGAAGGATGCTGCGGGACTAGACAGTCGTCTTATCACGAACAACTTCGTTTATGAACATCCCACTATCAATCGTCTCTCCATGTTTGTCTTCTCCCTCGCAGTCGGTGGGATGGCTCCCGCGCCACTGGACGATGAGGCGAAGAAGCTCGTTATGCATGAACTCCTCGAGCGGTACTCGAGGGATTTCCCTGCATCTCGTCCTGGGAATGCGGCAAGGGTTCACGGCTCGGAGAAGGTCGTCTTGCTCACCGGTAGCACTGGGTCTTTGGGAAGTTACGTCCTGCACAGTCTGATTAAAGATCCGGCTGTCAAACACGTCTATGTTCTCAACCGGAGTCATAAAGAACAGGATACCGTCGCTAGGTTGAGAAAGTCGTTTGAGCAACGCGGTTTGGATGCTAGCGAGCTTGTGGATGATAAAGTGACCGTTTTGGAGGCTGATTTGTCTGATGAAAAGGCTCTTGGGTTGGAGGATACGGAATTTAGGACG ATTCAAGATACAGTTACTCATATCGTTGATGTTG CATGGCGGGTCGATTTCAACCTTAACGTCATCTCCTTCCGCACTAATCTCAAGAGCATGCGGAACCTGGTGGATATTGCCATCCGACAAGGTGCACACTACACATTCGCTAGTACTCTCTCTGTTTGTCGGAATT CCTCAGAACCAAGTGCACGCGAGGAGCTGATGCCCCCTGAGGCGTCCCTAGGGAACGGATATAGCGAATCCAAATGGGTCGCTGAACACATTATTGCACGCGCCACGTCTTCAACTGGCCTTCGAGCGTCGATCATTCGCGTCGGTCAGCTATCGGGTGGGTTGAATGGATCTTGGATGACCAAAGAATGGTTGCCGTCTCTTATACATGCGTCGGCTCTCATGAAATGTATTCCAGATGATGATAGG GTCGTCTCATGGATCCCACTTCATGTCGCAGGGAAAGCAGTCGTCGACCTGCTTGGCAGCAGCGCTCCTCCCCCAGGCGATAGTGACAACCTCGCAATATTCCACCTCATCCACCCAAAACCAGTACCGTGGACAACCCTAGCACGTTCCTTCAGTCAAAAACTGGGCGCATCATTGGTACCATACCCCGAATGGCTCCGTTCGCTAGAGGAATCCTCTACACGACCAGGTTCTGAATCCTTAAACGCAGTCACCATTCTCGATTTCTATAAATCCGTCTCGAAGAAAACGGACCTGAAGGAAGGCTGCGAAGCATTCGGGATGCCTATTTTGGATGTAGAGCGTACTGTCAAGGCTTCTGGTGTATTGGGTGATGAGAGGTTGGCTCAGCTTGGAGAGAAGGATGCTTCGCAGTGGTTGGGGTATTGGAGGAGTGTGGGGCTGGTTCTGTGA
- a CDS encoding uncharacterized protein (antiSMASH:Cluster_5.3) has translation MVFGSSHSVHMANATDQDIHVMVSLNPDWAIADFITDIGLFLIAVGEIKELVTAVELPKTIATLRDLYQFLKITYMALGGTAAAGSRPAEAALALHNAIKKNSILIPAGEYKQVNDKNWLELYLNASGIGSLLNASTVSLMVMSGDGKQFAMYNTNSDYSWIATDDEKCVRAKYGSIWQQDPEAGEVDWPVGGN, from the coding sequence ATGGTCTTCGGTTCCAGCCACAGTGTCCACATGGCCAACGCGACCGACCAAGACATCCATGTCATGGTGTCTCTCAATCCCGACTGGGCCATTGCAGATTTTATCACCGACATTGGTCTCTTCTTAATCGCCGTTGGAGAAATCAAAGAACTGGTGACCGCTGTAGAGCTTCCGAAGACGATCGCGACCCTCCGTGATCTATATCAATTTCTTAAAATTACTTACATGGCTCTAGGTGGGACAGCCGCTGCTGGCTCCCGCCCCGCAGAAGCCGCTTTGGCGCTCCATAATGCGATCAAAAAGAACTCTATCCTTATTCCTGCTGGCGAGTACAAGCAGGTTAACGACAAGAACTGGTTGGAGTTGTATCTCAATGCATCTGGGATTGGAAGCCTGTTGAACGCGAGCACGGTGTCGCTGATGGTCATGAGTGGCGATGGGAAGCAGTTTGCGATGTATAATACCAACTCGGATTATTCCTGGATCGCTACTGACGATGAGAAGTGCGTCCGAGCCAAGTATGGGTCAATCTGGCAGCAGGACCCCGAAGCTGGAGAGGTGGATTGGCCTGTAGGCGGCAACTAG